The Patescibacteria group bacterium nucleotide sequence CGTGTATTGACTTGGTTCCATTACGTTCCTGACTTAAAGACCAACCAGCTTATCATTGATTCGCAAAGTTCTTTTGATCGTATTCACACTTCCTGTCACTCTACCAAACAACATTTAATCCAGGCCGGCATTAAAGAGACTAGCCTAACCGTTATTCCGCTTGGCGTGGATCTCTCGATATTCCGACCCGCCGAGTCAACCTCAAAACAGACCCAAAGAAAGAAACTGGGTATTCCCGAGAATGCCTGCATAATCGGTTCATTTCAAAAAGATGGCGACGGTTGGGGCAGAGGTGACGTGCCAAAACTTATCAAGGGACCGGATATATATATCAAGGTGGTTGAACAACTTTCAAAGACTCAACCAATATATATAGTTTTGGTCGGACCAGCTCGGGGCTATGTGATAAATGAGCTTACCAAACGCAACATCCCCTACCGGACATTTGGCTATCTCAACGATTTATCGGCGGTAGCCCGACTCTATAACTTGCTGGATCTTTATCTAATCACTTCTCGGATAGAGGGCGGCCCGAAACAAATTTTGGAAGCACTCGCTACCGGGGTTCCGGTCGTCAGTACAAAAGTCGGTATGGTGCCCGATATAATCAATGATGGCGAAGATGCTCTCTTGGCCGACGTTGAAGATGTTGACGCCCTGGTCCGACATAGTCTGCGGATTATCGAAGATAGCGCTCTCAGCCGCAAACTAGTCTCCAGCGGATTGCGCAAGGTGGCCCAATTTTCTTGGGATCGCATTGCTCAACGATACTACACCGAAATCTATTCTACTCTAATATGAAAATTCACATACAATATAAATTTAAAGACGGTCCTTATGGCGGCGGTAATCAGTTTCTAAAGGCGCTCAAACGACACCTCGAACAAATTGGCGTTTACGAAGCTGACCCATGGAAAGCCGACATAGTGTTGTTTAATTCGTTCCCATTCGATGCTCCCTGGTCGGATACGCAATTAATAATAAAATTAAAACAAAAAGGTAAAACCATCATCCATCGTATTGATGGACCAATCTCTGGCTATCGCGGACATCATATATATATTGATAAATCGATCTACCAATTGAATAATGTGCTTGCCGATGGTACCGTATTTCAATCTGAATTTTCGCAAAATGAAAATAAGAAACTAGGTTTAAAAACTAAGATTTTCGAAACTGTCATATATAACGCTGCCGATCCTGAAATATTCCACCCCCGCGGACGAATAGTTTTCGACATGAACCGGAAATTAAAAATTATCGCTACTAGCTGGTCACCGAATCAGAATAAGGGTTTTGCCGCATACCAATGGCTCGATCAGCACCTAGATACCAAAAAATATGAAATGATATTTATCGGCAATAGCCCCACTGTTTTTAAGCGTATAAAACATATTCCACCCGTAGACAGCTACAAACTCGCAGAATACTTGCGCCAATCCGATGTGTACTTGAGCGCATCAATGAATGATCCATGTTCTAATTCATTGATCGAGGCGCTCCAATGTGGATTACCGGCTATTGTTCTCAAGAGTGGTGGTCACCCGGAGCTAATCCGTGATGCTGGACTGACATTCAATAAACCCGAAGAAACATCCACATGTCTAGATATTATGTCCAGCCAATACGAACGGCATCAGAAGGCTATTGTCAGCCCATCAATAAGATCTGTCGTTAATCAGTATCAAGCCTTTGCAGAAATGGTACACACCACTAGGACACGCCAGACTACTGGCCCATCCTTTACCAATCGAATGAAACTAGATCTCATGTCTATCGCCTACCTGATTCGTACTAGATTAACCTATTAGCAATATTTGTATAGATCGGCGATATTGTGTACAATATAAGGGTTAATTTCAGCCTGGACTAATTTTTTATTTCGAAAAAACGATGACTAGGGGACCCTTCAACACCGTGGCAGATAATCGTGTTTTGGCTACGCTTGGGTATATGTTTGCCAAACTCACACCGAACACCAACAAACTCAAGAAATACCGCAACCTTTTAATAGCGGCACACAGCCTAAATCAGGCCTCAGCCAAGACAGAAAATAACCCAATACTAATTAGGGTAGCGCCTATTTCAATCTGCAACTATCGCTGTTTATTTTGTGAAATACACAAGGATAACGTAATGTATCCCAATCGCCCCTGCAATGCGATTGACATGAATGATGTTAATAATTTTGAATCATTTTTATCCACGGCAAAAAATCTTGAGTTGTACGGCGGATCCGCTGAACCGCTTCTCAATCCTGACCTAAAAAAGATCTTGGCATATTTAAAATCAAAATACGGCACAAGGATGATGGTAAATACCAATGCCTCAGTATTAACCAAGGAATATGCTGATTTATTTGTGAAATATGGTTTTGATTATATATTAGTCTCATACCACGCTGGTACAAAAGATAAATACCACGAATTGTCCACTACTGGTGACATAGATAATGTAAACAATAATTTGCAGTATCTAGCCGAACGAAAATTAGAAGCTGGCAAGAAAAAACCATTTATTGAATTTAATTTCGCCCTACAGAAGGAAAACGCGACTGAAGCAACCGCAGTTATTGATACTGCTAAACGTCTCAATGTAAGTGCGGTGCTTATTAATAAGTACTACGGCGGTCGGAACAAACTTCAAGACAAGATGGTTTCATATGACTATGACACCAAGCAAGGTAACGAAGAGCTAGATAAAATCTATCAATATGCCGATAAACTAGGGGTCCACTTGAAGCCAACCACCCCATCACACTGGGCCGAAAAGAACGAGAAGCCAGATTGGAATAACGAAAACTACAAAAAGAATTCTACCTGCCCATTTCCGTGGTTAAATTTATTTTTTGACCCAGTTCTTGATGAAAAAGATTCTTTCTATGTCAGCGTATGTAATCGGATTGTTCTATGCAAAATTAACTACCGAAAATTAAAACTTTCCAAGCGGGCTGATTTCATGACATTATGGAACCATCCCGTGTTTCAGTATTTACGCAGCACCGTAAACAAAGAACCTCTGAATCCAATATGTAAATATTGCAAAAATTGCGATCGTGAAAAGATGCGCAATACCGATGCCAATGAGTATGCGAAAATCCGTGATAATGCCGTCAAATCATTCTTTGCTGAGTACCGCCGCAATCACTCCCCCGCCCCAGTTGATGGTCTAGAGATCTTGGATGATAATCCATTTTCAGACGAGAAATATTTAGATAAACTAAATAGTCAGACGACGCTGTAATTCCTAGCCATATCGACGTGTCAAATATATTCAGTTTTATGCAATATTACTTCTGGGCCACCTACCGACGTAAATTACTGGATCAAATCCAGAATCAATATCGTACGGTGTATCGTGGTACTGTACTTGATATTGGTGGTCGCGATCGTGGCAATTTTGTCAAACCAAAGAACGACGTACTAAAATGGATATTTGCTGATATCGACATAAAGTATGCGCCGGACATACTGCTTGATGTCACCGACATGCCCCAGATCCAAACGGGCAGTATTGATGTTGTCAATGCTATTGAGCTGTTTGAGCATGTCAACAATATTGAGGCGGGTTTGCGGGAATGCAGCAGAGTATTAAAAACTGGTGGCAATCTGATACTATCGGCTCCATTCCTATTTCCGGTCCACGCCGATCCGTTCGATTATCAGCGTTGGACCGAAGAAAAATGGCGAATGATTTTACGCCACTCATCTTTTTCTGTCAAACGCTGTGTAATCATGGGAACATACTTTTTAGTTTGGGGGGACATGACCAGATCATTGATTAAGAGTCTTCCTTTCGGATTGAGACATCTTGGCTACTTGTTATTTCCGTTTTTGGATTTAATAACGAAATTTGATTCCTGGCCTGTTGTGAAAAATAATAATCTATTAAATTCATATCACGGCGGATATTTCATTGTTGCAGAAAAGAAATGACCTCATAATCCACTCATATTCACAGATGATTGTATACTATCGTGCGTTTATGTTATGACCCAGAAACCCTTAATAACTATTTGCATTACGAATTACAACTCAAGCGCGTTTGTAATTAATACGCTATATTGCTTATCGAGATTAACAAAAAACGAATACCAAGTCATTATCCGCGACAACAATTCACAGCTGTCGGATTACACGACTCTCGCTGCAGCAATAGTGTCATTTAACAATGTCCACATCTATCGAGCAGACGGCTTTAATCTGACGGGTGCGGTTGCTCATGGCACTGCCTTGAATGATATGGTGCAAAATATCAAAACTACCTATGGCGTTATTCTTGACGCTGATTGTACTTTTCTGATCAAGGACTGGGACAACATTCTGATCAACCGCCTAAATGACCAAGTAAAAATCATTGGTACGGCCGCCCCGGCCGGGTCCGTAAAACCACAGGACTTTCCCCTAATGTTTGCTATTCTTTTCGAAATGGAAACATTTAACAAGCTTCAGATTGACTTTCGTCCCAGTGGAAAAGACGAAACACAAGATACCGGATGGGAATTACGAGATAAATACCTCAAAGCGGGATACCGAGGCGAAAACATCGAAATGAAAAATACCCGAACATATCAGTCTGGTCCATTTCGCCATGTTATTTGTGCCGAATACTATCTAGATAGAGATTATCAACACATCTTTGCCTCACATTTTTCGAGAGGTTCATCCGGAGGTGCCGGTAAATACCTAAATCAACACACGAGTGTGTTTGTTCGTGGTATTTATTGGCTTCCGGTAATCGGTAAAATGTTACTAAAAAACAAATGCCTTGAAGAAAAACACGAGTGGCTTGCTGTCTGCCAAAAGATTGTTAACGAGCAAGAACATGAATACTAATATTCGTATCAACCTACAGGCTAGGCTATCCGGCAATGGTAAGGTTACCGTAGTGCTGGGTGCAGGCAAGAAAGCGTACCCGGGTAGCATTACAATTGATAAACTAGATCTTCCTAATATTGATATTGTCGCCGACCTGGAGAGTGGGCTTAGTTTTTTACCTGATAGTTCAGTTGATGAGATTCAGAGTACCAGCTTCTTTGAACATATCACGAATTTCAATCAATTGATGATCGATATTTATCGCGTTTTGAAACCAAACGGAATCATCAATCTGTTCGTACCGCATTTCAGCAACCCCTACTTTTACTCTGATCCAACACATGTAAGACATTTTGGTTATTATACCTTTTACTATTATTCAAAAAGGCAAGAAAAACTATTCCGTAGAGTGCCAACATTTTATAATAGCTGCGACTTTAAAATTACTTCAACCAAATTTATTTTTATTTCTATTTATCCGATTATATCTCTTCTGAAACGCATATTTGGCGCAATATGCAATTCATCGGTTAGGTTGCAGGAATTTTACGAAGGGCATTTGACAAATATCTGCTGGTGCTACGGCATTGAAGTAAAAATGGAAGCGACTAAAGGCCCGACTTCGGAAACATAGTAATTCCTGTCGGATATCACCCCACTAACACATGTTGGCTATTATAACCCAGGACGCGTATTAGGTTTGGGTGTTTTTTGTTTTACACAACGTGTAAGTAATAAATAAATTAGCAATCTTACTATATAGAAAAATCCCGAAAATAATGCCAATCCGGTAATTCCCCATGTTAGTATAAACACTATCATCAATCCGGTATAGACAAATGGCGTAACAACTGAATTGATGGCGATGACAAGACGATTTCTTAGAAATAAGTATACATGGGTACTATAGAGCGAGTGAAGGACAAAGAAGGGTAAAAACGCAATAGACAATTGCGATAGAATAACTGATTCGTGATATTTTTCAGAATAAAGCAGGGGAATAATAAATGGAAACAATACAATTAATATCACAGCGAGAAACGCTGTAGCTATAAATATCTTTAGATATTTTATACTCGAAACTGTATTGGAGCGCGATATTCTCGGCGAGGCCAACGCTAAGAAGCTCTTAACTAGATCATATATTTTTCTTGCAACTGTCATACCGATCGAATACACTGCCAGTTCCTTGGGGCCAAAGTATATTCCAACAATAATACGATCCATTTGAGAACTTAACGTCTCCAAAATCCCTATCTTGGTTAAAAACCAGCCGTACGACAATGTTGATTTATCAACGTTTGTGTTCGTAACACGACGCTTACTGCGTTGATACCACAATATATTAAATAGTCCGAGACTTGAGAGATATAATAGAGTAATTGCTATCAGATTATTTTTCCAGATAATCAAGACCGCCACCATCGCGGCTGTGTTTATAATTGCCTGGATTAAGGAGTAGATTGTCGAGAGTCTAAATAATTCTTTTCCCTGGAAAAAAGCATCCCAGGTGTTTGGCGCATAAAGAAAAGGGAAAAACACTGACGACACCATTAATGCCATACCAACTGCATGACCCTGGAAATAATAATAATAAGCCCCGATCACGAGTAGGGCTGGTACGCCCAGCAGACTCCAAAGAAAACTGATGCGTACCGACCTAATGTAGCTTCCATCAAATCCCCGCGCAGTTGACTGGATAATCGATGTGTTCAATCCGGGAATTGAAAGTATGGCTAGCGTGGCAATTATCGAGATGACGAGTTGATAATTGCCAAATACCTCACTGGAAGCAAGACGGGCAAAAGCTACCGAGAATACCAGGCCCGTAATGAAGCCGACCAGCTGCCGAATCGCCACCCATAGACCGTTTTTTAAATAATATCCGCTACCCAAACCTGTTATGTTTATTAAATATTTAAATTTTGTTCTTATGGACATAAAAAGGGGTTATATTTCTATGATCCTGAATGTAAAATAGATTTATACAAACTTTCCGACAATATCTTACGCCCGATAGCGTATTGCGTGTGGCCAGCATTATCCCGCTACTTCCTTGAAACAACCCTGTATACATAATAGCCATAGAGTTTATTGGCATCTATTGTATCAAGATGAATAATGTTGGGAAACTTTTTCTCAAATATCTGTTTATAGTTTTGGAAATCAATTGATTTTGGTTGAGTGACAAAAATAATGTACTCGATATCCTGATTGGCAACGAGCTCTTTGATTTTCTTTAATTCTAAATCATTCCAATAGCCGTTAATACTATATATTTGTTCCTTGTCCCATAATTCAAAATCTTGAGTGTCTGGATAGAGTAGATATTTCTTTTTATCAGCACCCGAGTTAGCAAACGGTTGGTTATAATAGTAATGCAAAGTTCCGGGTACGCTGGTTAATACTTTTGACACATCAATCTGTTTTTCATTGATATATTTGATTAACGCCGCGTCGTCGTAGTGTCCAAGCTGTGTGTTCTTGTCCATTTGACCACTTTCGGCAGTAAGAGTAAAGTATATGGCTTTTCCAGGATTAAATATTCCTAGAAACAAAATGATGCTAATCGCAGGAATGACATATCTCGATCTGTTACTAAAATAATGTGCAATTAACCGAAATATGAACGCCGATCCAGCACTAAGGAGTATTATCAGATATGGGTAAATTAGATAAATATACCGAACTTGAAAGCGTCGCGGTGCATCAAAATAATATAAATAAAAGTACAGCATTAACACTGTCGTAAAAAGTATTGAGATAACTAAGTAAAAAGATTGTCGATATAAAAGACCGCACAATATAATAAATATAATTACACAATAAGGAATAAATGGAAGGAACCAGGTTACCTCAGAATTAATTGAGTTAAATATATAGAAGTATCTTGACTCAATTTTCAGCATTGTATGATACGGAGTAAGTTTGGTGATTGCAAACGCTCCCACAAGCAAACTTAGCAGCAGAAAAGAGGGTACTGCAATAAATCTTGATTTCTTGTCCTTAAACCAGCGAGTTATTATTTCGATAACGGTATAAATACCGGCGAATAGAATTAAAAGTGCGGCGTTGGCTTGGAATTGTGGGTTGTGATTGTATCGATCGAGTAGGAATAATACAACCGTAAGCGCGATTAACCATATAATCGGCTTCCTTCTACAAGACCGACTCAGAACAACCAACAACCCCAGCACGGCGGTAAATGTTTCAAATTCATAACCACGAATGTACTTTGAC carries:
- a CDS encoding methyltransferase domain-containing protein produces the protein MNTNIRINLQARLSGNGKVTVVLGAGKKAYPGSITIDKLDLPNIDIVADLESGLSFLPDSSVDEIQSTSFFEHITNFNQLMIDIYRVLKPNGIINLFVPHFSNPYFYSDPTHVRHFGYYTFYYYSKRQEKLFRRVPTFYNSCDFKITSTKFIFISIYPIISLLKRIFGAICNSSVRLQEFYEGHLTNICWCYGIEVKMEATKGPTSET
- a CDS encoding oligosaccharide flippase family protein, encoding MSIRTKFKYLINITGLGSGYYLKNGLWVAIRQLVGFITGLVFSVAFARLASSEVFGNYQLVISIIATLAILSIPGLNTSIIQSTARGFDGSYIRSVRISFLWSLLGVPALLVIGAYYYYFQGHAVGMALMVSSVFFPFLYAPNTWDAFFQGKELFRLSTIYSLIQAIINTAAMVAVLIIWKNNLIAITLLYLSSLGLFNILWYQRSKRRVTNTNVDKSTLSYGWFLTKIGILETLSSQMDRIIVGIYFGPKELAVYSIGMTVARKIYDLVKSFLALASPRISRSNTVSSIKYLKIFIATAFLAVILIVLFPFIIPLLYSEKYHESVILSQLSIAFLPFFVLHSLYSTHVYLFLRNRLVIAINSVVTPFVYTGLMIVFILTWGITGLALFSGFFYIVRLLIYLLLTRCVKQKTPKPNTRPGL
- a CDS encoding radical SAM protein; its protein translation is MFAKLTPNTNKLKKYRNLLIAAHSLNQASAKTENNPILIRVAPISICNYRCLFCEIHKDNVMYPNRPCNAIDMNDVNNFESFLSTAKNLELYGGSAEPLLNPDLKKILAYLKSKYGTRMMVNTNASVLTKEYADLFVKYGFDYILVSYHAGTKDKYHELSTTGDIDNVNNNLQYLAERKLEAGKKKPFIEFNFALQKENATEATAVIDTAKRLNVSAVLINKYYGGRNKLQDKMVSYDYDTKQGNEELDKIYQYADKLGVHLKPTTPSHWAEKNEKPDWNNENYKKNSTCPFPWLNLFFDPVLDEKDSFYVSVCNRIVLCKINYRKLKLSKRADFMTLWNHPVFQYLRSTVNKEPLNPICKYCKNCDREKMRNTDANEYAKIRDNAVKSFFAEYRRNHSPAPVDGLEILDDNPFSDEKYLDKLNSQTTL
- a CDS encoding methyltransferase domain-containing protein — encoded protein: MQYYFWATYRRKLLDQIQNQYRTVYRGTVLDIGGRDRGNFVKPKNDVLKWIFADIDIKYAPDILLDVTDMPQIQTGSIDVVNAIELFEHVNNIEAGLRECSRVLKTGGNLILSAPFLFPVHADPFDYQRWTEEKWRMILRHSSFSVKRCVIMGTYFLVWGDMTRSLIKSLPFGLRHLGYLLFPFLDLITKFDSWPVVKNNNLLNSYHGGYFIVAEKK
- a CDS encoding glycosyltransferase, which encodes MTQKPLITICITNYNSSAFVINTLYCLSRLTKNEYQVIIRDNNSQLSDYTTLAAAIVSFNNVHIYRADGFNLTGAVAHGTALNDMVQNIKTTYGVILDADCTFLIKDWDNILINRLNDQVKIIGTAAPAGSVKPQDFPLMFAILFEMETFNKLQIDFRPSGKDETQDTGWELRDKYLKAGYRGENIEMKNTRTYQSGPFRHVICAEYYLDRDYQHIFASHFSRGSSGGAGKYLNQHTSVFVRGIYWLPVIGKMLLKNKCLEEKHEWLAVCQKIVNEQEHEY
- a CDS encoding glycosyltransferase family 4 protein, with product MKIHIQYKFKDGPYGGGNQFLKALKRHLEQIGVYEADPWKADIVLFNSFPFDAPWSDTQLIIKLKQKGKTIIHRIDGPISGYRGHHIYIDKSIYQLNNVLADGTVFQSEFSQNENKKLGLKTKIFETVIYNAADPEIFHPRGRIVFDMNRKLKIIATSWSPNQNKGFAAYQWLDQHLDTKKYEMIFIGNSPTVFKRIKHIPPVDSYKLAEYLRQSDVYLSASMNDPCSNSLIEALQCGLPAIVLKSGGHPELIRDAGLTFNKPEETSTCLDIMSSQYERHQKAIVSPSIRSVVNQYQAFAEMVHTTRTRQTTGPSFTNRMKLDLMSIAYLIRTRLTY
- a CDS encoding glycosyltransferase family 4 protein, with the translated sequence MNTRIKQLFDSLRNTLDHTSQLLYVVEPAHWSIQYDGKYITQALNQLKLVTARAALTDRGYRGAITHYGSEYTALRSILDNKPTTAKHRVLTWFHYVPDLKTNQLIIDSQSSFDRIHTSCHSTKQHLIQAGIKETSLTVIPLGVDLSIFRPAESTSKQTQRKKLGIPENACIIGSFQKDGDGWGRGDVPKLIKGPDIYIKVVEQLSKTQPIYIVLVGPARGYVINELTKRNIPYRTFGYLNDLSAVARLYNLLDLYLITSRIEGGPKQILEALATGVPVVSTKVGMVPDIINDGEDALLADVEDVDALVRHSLRIIEDSALSRKLVSSGLRKVAQFSWDRIAQRYYTEIYSTLI